In one Silene latifolia isolate original U9 population chromosome 10, ASM4854445v1, whole genome shotgun sequence genomic region, the following are encoded:
- the LOC141607457 gene encoding uncharacterized protein LOC141607457 produces the protein MWNSVYELYEQTRKEYHNDAEICIRSLEGMRNRYRRLNFLVDKWVGCYSKVVNRPPASGTNIEDDIQLAQKLFRNENRNKEFVEFHVYNTIMSRHVKWKLQKNSIDVGENISWSGSKRSRPEIDSSPASVNVPTPSSVNVPTPSSLNVEGYERPEGREAAKKKRQGKAPMTESDSILKSKNYEFKNYEYVNRRVRQPTPSARRPRRNIERNREKGHNQLYNDYFMNPVYPSELFRRRFRMRKHVFMRLVDALSSSDRVFQQRQGGNGRPSFSPLQRCTAAIRVLAYGTSTNSLDEYLRMSDTAIRDSLKSFVEGVILNFGNEFLRRPNPDDLTRLFHMGQVRGFPGMLGSIDCMHWELKNCPTVLAGQYGGRSGKPTIILEAVASYDLWIWHAFFGTPGSLNDINVLQRSPLFNELLEESAPAVNFTINGTEYNMGYYLADGIYPGWATFVKSINAPQIQKHRLFAARQESCRKDVKRVFGILQARFAFIKRPYLLWDPVMMGKVLMACIIMHNMIVEDERETYLNYESIIEEFKEDNPSSATDDQYEYHCRRRSTQERFVEIHGEIRDHATHNALKNDLIEHIWENFRN, from the exons ATGTGGAATTCGGTTTACGAATTATATGAACAAACTCGTAAAGAATATCATAATGATGCTGAAATTTGCATTAGGAGTCTTGAGGGAATGAGAAATCGTTATAGACGACTCAATTTTCTAGTCGACAAATGGGTTGGTTGCTACTCTAAGGTTGTTAATCGTCCACCAGCAAGCGGTACTAACATAGAAGACGACATACAATTAGCTCAAAAATTGTTTCGTAATGAGAATAGAAACAAAGAATTTGTTGAGTTTCATGTTTACAATACAATCATGAGTAGGCATGTGAAATGGAAGTTACAAAAAAATTCAATCGATGTTGGTGAGAACATTAGTTGGTCGGGTTCAAAAAGGTCAAGGCCGGAAATAGATTCTAGCCCAGCAAGCGTCAATGTCCCTACACCGTCTAGTGTTAATGTCCCGACCCCATCTAGTTTAAATGTCGAGGGTTACGAACGACCCGAAGGAAGGGAGGCAGCAAAGAAGAAAAGGCAGGGTAAAGCTCCTATGACCGAGTCCGACTCG ATTTTAAAATCGAAGAACTACGAATTCAAGAACTATGAATACGTCAATAGAAGAGTACGTCAACCAACTCCTTCCGCAAGACGTCCTCGGAGAAACATCGAGAGGAATCGCGAAAAAGGTCACAACCAGTTGTACAACGACTACTTTATGAACCCGGTCTATCCATCTGAGCTATTTCGCCGCAGATTTCGCATGCGCAAGCATGTATTCATGCGATTAGTTGATGCTCTATCATCTAGTGATCGTGTTTTCCAACAAAGACAAGGTGGTAATGGGAGGCCTAGTTTCTCACCATTACAGAGATGCACGGCTGCTATAAGAGTTCTAGCATATGGTACGTCAACTAATTCATTAGATGAATATTTGCGTATGAGCGATACAGCTATAAGAGATTCTCTCAAGTCGTTCGTAGAAGGTGTGATACTCAACTTTGGGAACGAGTTTCTACGTAGACCCAATCCTGACGACCTAACTAGATTATTCCATATGGGCCAGGTACGTGGATTTCCTGGTATGTTGGGTAGCATTGATTGCATGCATTGGGAATTGAAAAACTGTCCAACAGTATTAGCAGGACAATATGGTGGGAGAAGCGGGAAGCCAACAATTATTTTGGAAGCTGTCGCATCGTATGATTTATGGATATGGCATGCTTTCTTCGGTACACCAGGTTCGCTCAATGATATTAACGTTCTTCAACGTTCTCCATTATTTAATGAATTGTTAGAAGAATCTGCGCCAGCTGTTAATTTCACAATTAATGGTACAGAGTATAATATGGGATATTATCTTGCTGATGGTATATATCCGGGTTGGGCAACATTTGTTAAATCAATTAATGCTCCTCAAATTCAAAAGCATCGGTTATTTGCAGCTCGACAAGAAAGTTGTCGAAAAGATGTGAAGCGTGTTTTCGGTATCCTACAAGCTCGATTTGCGTTTATCAAACGCCCTTATCTTCTTTGGGATCCAGTTATGATGGGGAAGGTTCTCATGGCTTGTATTATTATGCATAATATGATAGTTGAAGATGAACGAGAAACTTATCTTAACTATGAAAGCATCATCGAAGAATTTAAGGAAGATAATCCGAGTTCAGCTACTGATGACCAGTATGAATATCATTGTCGTAGAAGGTCGACGCAAGAACGATTCGTAGAAATTCATGGCGAGATTCGTGATCATGCCACTCATAACGCTTTGAAAAATGATCTTATTGAGCATATTTGGGAAAACTTTCGTAACTAG